A genomic window from Acinetobacter chinensis includes:
- a CDS encoding autotransporter assembly complex protein TamA gives MLARKNFKKSVLCLSMSSISLWNHRSICMGVFLSVLAQHGFAQNNLTELAQTQPEPTQTEITEQLKSEAVKQGMDSAEQLQKIELSQSEQPAQPDSMAMLQQQETSVQPLAEFKPIEFEDLQDLPIAPVDQTIADEIFKEASVAKQEAEQYRAGQTQEIVVTDASQQELAEINQAPVNVDQLMSSIQADSKIVVEANETGRSLPELGLVTEPENKEEPGLFKRWYYKIRPPREATVSKVPRIKAEVVFTSTTQNSKEISDKDYAAALESLKANIQGKLSSFTQESYSDFPSALPQLRTMSNQAAQALGFYNAVFRFEKISESKVRVNVTPNAPVLVKTQNIEFSGGGENQPQFQVIGVLPDLEVGDILNHGEYEKTKSRINEAASNNGFFDGYWRLHDVKVAQPQNTADINLRYATGERYKLGAVEFRMSDPSKELPIDLDVLQSMVSWKDGADYAFWRVNSLANNLTNSRYFNYTLVDAVKPDPIEVPGELPPDLQELVDQDKLSRSDVMPQTENAGKTVASRTEVTQNVVDEKQFAGANASVQDSEKLRTMQAEQQNKLSEEDLRKEQAREEKKIPVIVTLNADKLNNAEVGVGYGTDTGARLRGQYRRAIVNRRGHSFDANMELSQIRQSIDGRYNIPYNHPLNDYISLVGGYEREERDDVGQGVNLMIESAVAGADRVIKNPRGSWQHTFGLRYRLDRLTQSGTVVAVEDIPDAFLANRNSEQESLLLGYEISRTDSDKRVNPTRGFKQTYKLELGSESLLSDADMAIVNAAWHFIYSLGENNNHQFVGSTQAGYIFTQDFNKVPYNLRYFTGGDQSLRGFDYKSLSPEVDGFKVGGQALAVGSLEYNYQFKEGWRAAVFSDFGNAYDEKFSNDLEYSAGIGIRWASPIGPIRIDVASGLSDENHPIRLHFFIGSQL, from the coding sequence ATGCTTGCCAGAAAGAATTTTAAAAAGTCAGTGCTTTGTCTGAGTATGAGTTCCATCAGTCTGTGGAATCATCGCAGTATCTGCATGGGGGTCTTTTTAAGTGTACTTGCTCAACATGGTTTTGCACAGAATAACCTGACTGAACTGGCGCAGACACAACCTGAGCCTACTCAAACAGAAATAACAGAACAACTCAAGAGCGAAGCTGTTAAACAGGGCATGGACAGTGCTGAACAGTTACAGAAAATAGAACTGTCCCAGTCAGAACAGCCTGCTCAGCCTGACAGTATGGCGATGTTGCAACAGCAGGAAACTTCGGTACAGCCACTGGCAGAGTTTAAACCGATAGAATTTGAAGACCTTCAGGACTTACCCATTGCCCCTGTCGATCAGACTATAGCAGATGAAATTTTCAAAGAAGCATCTGTAGCAAAACAGGAAGCAGAACAGTACCGTGCAGGTCAGACACAGGAAATAGTTGTCACTGATGCCAGTCAGCAGGAACTGGCAGAAATTAACCAGGCACCTGTAAATGTGGATCAGCTGATGAGTTCGATTCAGGCTGACAGTAAAATTGTAGTGGAAGCCAATGAAACGGGGCGCTCCTTACCAGAACTTGGACTGGTTACAGAGCCTGAAAATAAGGAAGAGCCTGGTTTATTCAAACGCTGGTATTATAAAATCAGACCGCCACGTGAAGCCACTGTTTCGAAAGTACCCCGAATCAAAGCGGAGGTGGTTTTTACATCGACCACTCAGAATAGTAAGGAAATTTCTGATAAGGACTATGCCGCAGCACTGGAGAGCCTGAAAGCAAATATACAGGGTAAACTGTCCAGTTTTACTCAGGAATCTTATTCAGATTTTCCTTCGGCTTTGCCTCAGTTAAGAACGATGTCTAACCAGGCAGCTCAGGCACTGGGTTTTTATAATGCAGTTTTCCGCTTTGAAAAAATCAGTGAAAGTAAGGTGCGTGTCAACGTAACCCCAAATGCTCCAGTTTTAGTGAAAACGCAGAATATCGAATTTAGTGGCGGTGGTGAAAATCAGCCACAGTTCCAGGTGATTGGCGTTCTGCCCGATCTTGAGGTTGGGGATATTCTGAATCACGGTGAATATGAAAAGACCAAAAGCCGGATTAATGAAGCGGCATCCAATAACGGATTTTTTGATGGTTACTGGCGCTTGCATGATGTTAAGGTGGCTCAGCCTCAGAACACGGCAGACATTAACCTGCGTTATGCAACAGGTGAGCGCTATAAACTGGGTGCTGTAGAATTCAGAATGAGTGATCCATCCAAAGAGCTGCCCATTGATTTGGATGTACTGCAAAGCATGGTGTCATGGAAAGATGGTGCAGATTATGCATTCTGGCGGGTAAATTCTTTAGCAAACAACCTGACCAACTCCCGCTATTTCAACTACACACTGGTGGATGCTGTAAAACCAGATCCGATTGAAGTTCCTGGAGAGCTGCCACCTGACCTGCAGGAGCTTGTGGATCAGGATAAACTGTCACGTTCGGACGTCATGCCACAGACTGAAAATGCAGGAAAAACGGTGGCATCCAGAACGGAAGTCACTCAGAATGTCGTGGATGAAAAACAGTTTGCCGGTGCAAATGCTTCGGTACAGGACAGTGAAAAATTAAGAACCATGCAGGCTGAACAGCAGAATAAACTAAGTGAAGAAGATCTGCGTAAAGAGCAGGCACGTGAAGAAAAGAAAATTCCCGTTATTGTGACGCTGAATGCGGACAAGCTGAACAATGCTGAAGTGGGTGTCGGTTATGGTACAGATACTGGCGCACGTCTGCGTGGACAATATCGCCGTGCCATTGTAAACCGTCGTGGACACTCATTTGATGCCAATATGGAACTGTCACAGATCAGGCAGTCCATTGATGGTCGTTATAATATTCCTTATAACCACCCATTGAATGACTACATCAGCCTGGTAGGTGGTTATGAACGTGAAGAACGTGATGATGTCGGTCAGGGTGTCAATCTGATGATTGAATCTGCTGTTGCAGGTGCTGACCGGGTGATTAAAAACCCTCGTGGCAGCTGGCAGCATACATTTGGTTTGCGTTACCGTCTGGATCGTTTAACACAGAGTGGAACAGTTGTAGCTGTAGAAGATATACCGGATGCATTCCTGGCAAACCGTAATTCAGAGCAGGAATCCTTACTGTTAGGTTATGAAATTTCACGTACTGACAGTGATAAACGGGTCAACCCGACACGTGGTTTTAAACAGACCTATAAGCTGGAACTGGGCAGTGAATCATTACTGTCTGATGCAGATATGGCAATTGTAAATGCTGCATGGCATTTTATTTACTCACTGGGCGAGAACAATAATCATCAGTTTGTCGGAAGTACTCAGGCTGGTTATATCTTTACTCAGGATTTCAATAAGGTTCCGTATAATCTACGCTACTTTACAGGTGGTGATCAGTCATTACGTGGTTTTGACTATAAGAGTCTTTCGCCTGAAGTGGATGGATTTAAAGTGGGTGGTCAGGCTCTGGCTGTAGGTTCACTTGAATATAATTATCAGTTCAAGGAAGGCTGGCGCGCAGCTGTATTCAGTGACTTTGGTAATGCGTATGATGAAAAATTCAGTAATGATCTGGAATACAGTGCCGGTATCGGGATTCGATGGGCATCACCGATTGGTCCAATCCGTATAGATGTCGCATCGGGTCTTTCAGACGAAAATCATCCTATACGATTACATTTCTTTATTGGTTCACAATTATAA
- a CDS encoding LbetaH domain-containing protein, with amino-acid sequence MPGVTIGDDTVIGAGSVVTRSIPSGVVAVGNPCKVLKKIASTDSQT; translated from the coding sequence ATGCCAGGTGTAACGATTGGTGATGATACTGTGATTGGTGCGGGTAGCGTGGTCACCCGATCCATACCATCAGGTGTGGTTGCTGTAGGGAATCCATGCAAAGTCCTGAAGAAAATAGCGAGTACAGATTCTCAGACATGA
- a CDS encoding MFS transporter, giving the protein MKKNEHLLGTRRFLPMFITQFFGALNDNVYKQALLLVMTYGWIHQQGVNISTLNNLAALLFILPYFIFSATAGQIADKFERSKLIRGIKLLEIIIMLIGTAGFLLGNLWLLLLALFMMGTHSTFFGPIKYAVLPEILKPSELMSGNALFQSGTSMAILIGMILGGAVISASQGNLIWISLTVVTIAVLGYISSTFVLKQKVTAPDIKIDWNFFRTSYQTICYAKSLPAVFLILLGNSWYWFYGATYLTQIPQLTQQNLHASENVVSLLLTFFSVGIGVGSLLCRRFGGSEVNLKMVPIGAVGLTLFALYLAASLSFVPEKTGALIGLSEIFHQGWSYYHVMIAVTLLGISGGFYIVPLYAMMQAYSPRSHRARVVAANNILNAVFMVSSAVFSIIILSVLKIDIKILFCMTAVLSAIFTTWLLIRLKPALHSAKDSLEE; this is encoded by the coding sequence ATGAAGAAAAATGAACATCTGTTAGGTACACGGCGGTTTTTACCGATGTTTATCACGCAGTTTTTTGGTGCTTTAAACGACAACGTTTATAAACAGGCACTGCTGCTCGTGATGACATACGGATGGATTCATCAGCAAGGGGTAAACATCAGCACACTGAACAACCTGGCTGCGTTGCTGTTCATTTTACCTTACTTCATTTTTTCTGCGACAGCCGGACAGATTGCAGATAAGTTTGAACGCTCAAAACTCATCCGTGGCATCAAACTTCTTGAAATTATCATCATGCTGATCGGTACAGCAGGCTTTTTACTCGGTAATTTATGGCTGCTGTTACTGGCACTGTTCATGATGGGGACACACTCCACCTTCTTTGGTCCAATCAAATATGCAGTACTGCCTGAAATACTGAAACCCAGTGAACTGATGTCTGGAAACGCACTGTTTCAGTCAGGCACATCCATGGCAATTCTGATCGGTATGATCCTGGGGGGTGCTGTGATTTCAGCCTCTCAGGGAAACCTGATCTGGATCAGTCTGACCGTTGTCACCATTGCTGTACTGGGTTATATCTCAAGTACTTTTGTTCTGAAGCAGAAAGTTACCGCACCCGACATTAAAATTGACTGGAACTTTTTCAGAACCAGTTATCAGACCATCTGCTATGCGAAAAGCCTGCCTGCTGTTTTTCTGATTTTACTGGGCAATTCATGGTACTGGTTTTATGGAGCAACTTATCTGACTCAGATTCCTCAACTGACTCAGCAGAATCTGCATGCATCAGAAAACGTAGTCAGTCTGCTGCTGACCTTTTTTTCAGTCGGTATAGGTGTTGGATCTCTGCTGTGCAGACGTTTTGGCGGTTCTGAAGTCAATCTGAAAATGGTTCCCATTGGAGCTGTCGGTCTGACACTGTTTGCTTTATATCTGGCAGCAAGCCTGAGTTTTGTTCCAGAAAAAACAGGTGCCTTGATTGGTCTGTCTGAGATATTCCATCAGGGATGGAGTTATTATCATGTCATGATTGCTGTGACGCTGCTCGGAATCAGTGGCGGTTTTTATATTGTTCCGCTGTACGCCATGATGCAGGCTTATTCTCCACGTTCACACCGTGCGCGGGTCGTAGCAGCAAATAATATCCTGAATGCTGTTTTTATGGTGTCATCTGCAGTTTTTTCCATTATCATCTTGAGCGTACTGAAGATTGATATCAAAATACTTTTCTGTATGACTGCTGTACTCAGTGCAATATTTACCACCTGGTTACTGATCAGGCTGAAACCTGCACTTCACTCTGCCAAAGACTCACTGGAGGAATAA
- a CDS encoding translocation/assembly module TamB domain-containing protein, translated as MAETEQQQAPQEQIPEQPPKKRKVLKSILLTLLFAVLTLVAALALMFSTDKGSKFLLDRVLQTQSIIKYEYEGGNLLKGIILKNVLVTLAPVDVKIDRADVTLGWRAILNKEIHLNHADINNVQVISKSPPSDEPFKFSPIKLPFILRVDDAAIDHLAIKTSSAGVDFYDIQLNNALWSGTELEFEDSHVDMGYLGVRNATGTMKFEGKYPLDIKATVNLPALRESLNVHDISVVAKGTLDTIQAGVATNTPDLLMGWAVVHPVRPHVPMSGALKFNNYHWPLMQDQELLSKEGTARFDGNIQKLNLNIVTDLSGKNIPQGQYNAVMDTDLVNQLNISSLNGQLMKGSVNLSGLVGWNEKVHWDIKGRMDGIDPKDKLIPQVVQDFLPPALDAALASKGELKDGMHLNAQVDFDRYESWNVKLDQNQPEAEKAAPMLMDVSWQKIDRAVPYVGWLTSDAGNVKMALVEGQQNIHVVTKITRHEKSSLPAGLYQAQLNLKNNNLNVPSFSYMADKGSLSGHAKVELPHEKRLLKWSALLTAKDFNPQTVATAAPVNLLNGQINASGYAEPDKQIIQLNAINLTGKMAGQNETIHLTGKSTAAVLFHNSAQGGGFKSFAVNYDGALNASAVPASQGVLKLGISGTPELIRISELKHNGAAGQILASGAVDLKNGLGWDINASLIRFKPHYFVSSVRGELSGNVKTQGVWSDKLKRINIQKLNLAGMLNNKPVRGTGNLAVILNSDQQGFIPQQFEANNLFLSYAANQIQATGNAQNLRVKVNAPALYELYGGLRGRVYGYLNLQAQPRLKATANLAVDDFRFNDLVSIRKMRLKGELPTSETTPTLMTASMEGLMNGNREIRKGEISLAGTRKAHLLKVQAENSLTKFYVQLAGGFNNSNDWLGQIQKGDFDSLRTRLVQRQNASVIYNSARTELFVGAHCWMSMQSQLCFDQPITVSKTKGNVSFVTQNLDLNDFAAFMPEGLAVTGKVNGYAKASWAQGSKPKIDARLVTRDGVIGLAADDPQEKASALTYNQIAVVAKSVAEGLQMRLDVKTPEIGAGYANVIIDPYKDSKPMRGEIAFNEIQLKVFKPFIQDVRSLGGTLSFAGKVSGTLTQPLLNGEMRLKDGAISMISLPVNLTNLQIYSSIRQDSATINGAFNSGRGVGHLTGNIDWKGDPRIQLSLKGEDMLIRQAPLITAVIKPDLTLEALPLSKKLVLKGKVDVPRALISMPEASAPVVNVSSDVRIVQEGQNQLAILKSAKPWDIRADVDVSLGNQVIFQGFDSRIPLIGRLYLSQRGLETAMRANGAIGVSQKVKIEAYGQSLDLNRAIARFNGPLENPTLDIEANKNVQGSTIGVRVTGTASGPNIQIYNDAGLSEQEALNAMLTGRINEGTSGISQTEGFKSDVNNTIAAAGISMGLGGTRALTNQIGRTFGLSGLALDAQGTGNDTQVSVTGYITPDLFIRYGVGVFTPVNKLTLRYQMNKRMYLEASQSLERAIDVFYNWKF; from the coding sequence ATGGCTGAAACAGAACAGCAACAGGCACCTCAGGAACAGATTCCAGAACAGCCTCCGAAAAAAAGGAAGGTGCTGAAAAGTATACTGCTGACTTTGCTTTTCGCAGTTCTGACGCTTGTAGCTGCACTGGCTCTGATGTTTTCGACTGACAAAGGCAGTAAATTTCTGTTGGATCGGGTGTTGCAGACTCAGAGTATTATTAAATATGAGTATGAGGGTGGCAATCTGCTCAAAGGCATTATTCTGAAGAATGTGCTGGTCACTTTGGCTCCTGTAGATGTAAAAATTGACCGGGCTGATGTAACACTGGGCTGGCGGGCTATTCTCAATAAAGAAATCCATCTGAATCACGCCGATATTAATAATGTTCAGGTGATCAGTAAATCGCCTCCTTCTGATGAACCCTTTAAATTCAGCCCGATTAAACTGCCTTTTATTTTAAGAGTGGATGATGCTGCAATTGATCATCTGGCGATTAAAACTTCCAGTGCAGGTGTGGATTTTTACGATATTCAGCTGAACAATGCATTGTGGTCAGGTACAGAGCTGGAGTTTGAAGACTCGCATGTCGATATGGGCTATCTGGGCGTACGTAATGCCACAGGAACCATGAAGTTTGAAGGTAAATATCCATTGGACATCAAAGCGACGGTTAATTTACCTGCTTTACGTGAAAGTCTGAATGTCCATGATATTTCAGTTGTTGCCAAAGGTACGCTCGATACCATTCAGGCCGGTGTGGCAACAAATACGCCTGACCTGCTGATGGGGTGGGCGGTGGTTCATCCTGTACGTCCTCACGTACCTATGTCAGGCGCTTTAAAATTTAATAATTATCACTGGCCTTTAATGCAGGACCAGGAACTGCTTTCCAAAGAAGGTACAGCCAGATTTGATGGCAATATTCAGAAACTGAATCTGAATATTGTGACGGACTTAAGTGGTAAAAATATCCCGCAGGGACAGTATAACGCAGTGATGGACACGGACCTGGTCAATCAGCTGAATATTTCCAGTCTGAATGGTCAGTTAATGAAAGGTTCAGTCAACCTGAGTGGGCTGGTAGGATGGAATGAAAAAGTTCACTGGGATATCAAGGGGCGTATGGATGGTATTGACCCGAAAGATAAGCTCATTCCTCAGGTGGTTCAGGACTTTTTACCTCCAGCACTTGATGCAGCGCTTGCGTCTAAAGGCGAGCTGAAAGATGGGATGCATTTAAATGCACAGGTTGATTTTGACCGCTATGAAAGCTGGAATGTCAAACTGGATCAGAATCAGCCTGAAGCTGAAAAAGCTGCACCTATGCTGATGGATGTCAGCTGGCAGAAGATCGATCGGGCTGTTCCGTATGTGGGGTGGCTGACCAGTGATGCTGGTAATGTCAAAATGGCACTGGTTGAAGGTCAGCAGAATATCCATGTTGTAACAAAAATTACCCGTCATGAAAAAAGCAGCCTGCCTGCCGGTCTGTATCAGGCTCAGTTAAATCTGAAAAACAACAACTTAAATGTTCCTTCTTTCAGCTACATGGCTGATAAAGGCAGTCTGAGTGGGCATGCGAAAGTTGAGTTACCTCATGAAAAGCGTCTGCTGAAATGGTCAGCACTGTTAACTGCCAAAGATTTCAATCCACAGACTGTTGCAACAGCAGCACCAGTCAATCTGTTGAATGGTCAGATCAATGCCAGCGGTTATGCAGAGCCGGATAAACAGATCATTCAGCTGAATGCGATCAATCTGACAGGAAAAATGGCGGGACAGAATGAAACTATCCATCTGACAGGAAAGAGTACCGCAGCTGTGCTGTTCCATAATTCTGCGCAGGGTGGTGGTTTTAAAAGTTTTGCTGTGAATTATGATGGTGCATTAAATGCTTCGGCTGTACCTGCCAGTCAGGGTGTGCTGAAACTCGGTATTTCCGGAACACCTGAACTTATCCGAATTTCAGAGTTAAAACATAATGGTGCTGCGGGTCAGATTCTTGCCAGTGGTGCGGTGGATCTTAAAAATGGACTGGGATGGGATATCAATGCATCTCTCATTCGTTTTAAACCGCATTATTTTGTATCAAGTGTGCGGGGTGAACTGTCCGGTAATGTAAAAACACAGGGTGTATGGTCGGACAAACTGAAACGGATCAATATTCAGAAACTGAACCTTGCAGGTATGCTGAATAATAAACCAGTACGTGGGACAGGTAATCTGGCGGTTATTCTCAATTCAGATCAGCAGGGTTTCATTCCTCAGCAGTTTGAGGCAAACAATCTGTTTCTGTCTTATGCCGCAAATCAGATTCAGGCAACTGGAAATGCCCAGAACCTGAGAGTAAAAGTCAATGCACCTGCGCTGTATGAGCTGTATGGTGGGTTACGTGGTCGGGTGTATGGTTATTTAAACCTGCAGGCACAGCCACGTCTCAAAGCGACAGCCAATCTTGCTGTGGATGATTTCAGATTTAATGATCTGGTCAGTATCCGTAAAATGCGCCTCAAAGGTGAGTTGCCAACATCTGAAACAACACCGACGCTGATGACAGCAAGTATGGAAGGTTTGATGAATGGTAACCGTGAAATCCGTAAGGGGGAAATTTCCCTGGCTGGTACACGTAAAGCCCATTTACTCAAAGTCCAGGCAGAAAACAGTCTGACCAAATTTTATGTCCAGCTTGCAGGTGGATTCAATAACAGCAATGACTGGCTTGGGCAGATCCAGAAAGGTGATTTTGACTCATTAAGAACCCGTCTGGTTCAGCGTCAGAATGCTTCCGTTATTTATAATTCTGCCCGAACTGAGCTTTTTGTTGGTGCACACTGCTGGATGAGCATGCAGAGTCAGTTGTGTTTTGATCAGCCAATAACAGTCAGTAAAACCAAAGGAAATGTTTCTTTTGTCACACAGAACCTTGATCTGAATGACTTTGCTGCATTTATGCCGGAAGGACTTGCGGTGACAGGTAAAGTGAATGGCTATGCAAAAGCATCCTGGGCACAGGGTTCAAAACCTAAAATTGATGCAAGACTGGTGACCCGTGATGGTGTAATTGGTCTTGCGGCAGATGATCCACAGGAAAAAGCATCGGCTCTGACTTATAACCAGATTGCGGTTGTTGCAAAAAGTGTAGCTGAAGGTCTGCAGATGCGACTTGATGTTAAAACACCAGAAATCGGTGCAGGTTATGCCAACGTTATTATAGACCCCTACAAAGACAGCAAGCCTATGCGTGGGGAAATCGCCTTTAATGAAATACAGCTGAAAGTATTCAAGCCTTTTATTCAGGACGTCCGTTCACTGGGTGGTACGCTGTCATTTGCCGGTAAGGTCAGCGGTACACTGACACAGCCATTGCTCAATGGTGAAATGCGCCTGAAAGATGGTGCGATCAGTATGATTTCCCTGCCTGTGAATCTGACAAATTTACAGATTTACTCATCCATCCGTCAGGACAGCGCAACCATTAATGGTGCATTCAACAGTGGTCGGGGTGTTGGGCATCTGACCGGTAATATAGACTGGAAAGGTGATCCACGTATTCAGTTGTCTCTGAAAGGTGAAGATATGCTGATTCGTCAGGCACCTTTGATCACAGCTGTAATCAAACCGGATCTCACACTTGAAGCCTTACCGCTGAGTAAAAAACTGGTTCTGAAGGGTAAAGTGGATGTACCTCGTGCGCTTATTTCAATGCCAGAAGCATCTGCACCCGTGGTCAACGTTTCTTCAGATGTCCGTATTGTCCAGGAAGGTCAGAATCAGTTAGCGATTCTGAAATCGGCGAAACCCTGGGATATTCGGGCAGATGTAGACGTTAGCTTAGGAAATCAGGTGATTTTTCAGGGCTTTGACAGTCGTATTCCATTGATTGGGCGTTTGTACTTATCTCAGCGGGGACTGGAAACCGCTATGCGTGCCAATGGTGCCATAGGTGTCAGTCAGAAAGTCAAAATTGAAGCTTATGGTCAGAGTCTTGATCTGAACCGCGCAATTGCCCGTTTCAATGGGCCACTGGAAAATCCGACACTGGATATTGAAGCCAATAAAAATGTTCAGGGCAGTACGATTGGTGTTCGTGTTACAGGAACTGCATCGGGTCCAAATATCCAGATTTATAACGATGCAGGACTGTCAGAACAGGAAGCCTTAAATGCCATGCTGACCGGTCGTATTAATGAAGGAACCAGCGGTATCAGTCAGACAGAAGGCTTTAAGTCTGATGTAAATAATACAATTGCTGCTGCCGGTATCAGTATGGGGCTCGGTGGAACAAGGGCACTGACCAATCAGATTGGTCGGACTTTTGGTCTGAGTGGGCTTGCACTGGATGCACAGGGAACAGGCAATGATACTCAGGTCAGCGTGACAGGATATATCACGCCTGATCTGTTTATCCGTTACGGTGTGGGTGTCTTTACTCCGGTAAATAAACTGACGCTGCGTTATCAGATGAACAAACGGATGTACCTGGAGGCAAGTCAGTCTCTGGAACGTGCGATTGATGTGTTCTATAACTGGAAATTCTGA
- a CDS encoding linear amide C-N hydrolase: MNKSLKKTLLAAGLLIAAELTMACTRVVYLGNNDIMTARSMDWKSDVGTSLWILPNNVKRTGMAGPKSIQWTSKYGSVVATGYDISTTDGVNEKGLAANLLWLVESEYPDVKNNKKPPLSISLWAQYVLDNFATVDEAIKALEKEPFMVVTDQVPGEKRLATLHLSISDASGDSAIIEYISGKQVIHHNRKYQVMTNSPTFDQQLALNTYWGQIGGTTMLPGTNRAADRFARASFYINAIPKDATPEHSLASVFSVIRNTSVPFGLNTEEEPNISSTRWRTVVDHKRQLYFFESAVSPNVFWVDLKDINFSDGQTKKLELGPDQAKVYAGKANASFKTAQPFQFLGIQ; this comes from the coding sequence ATGAATAAATCTTTAAAAAAAACACTCCTTGCAGCGGGGCTTCTTATTGCAGCAGAGCTGACCATGGCATGTACACGTGTTGTCTATCTGGGCAATAACGATATCATGACAGCCCGATCCATGGACTGGAAAAGTGATGTCGGAACCAGTTTATGGATATTGCCAAACAACGTGAAACGTACAGGTATGGCTGGTCCAAAATCCATTCAGTGGACGTCAAAATATGGCAGTGTCGTTGCGACCGGTTATGACATATCCACCACAGATGGAGTCAATGAGAAAGGTCTGGCTGCAAACCTGCTGTGGCTGGTTGAATCAGAATATCCAGATGTAAAGAATAATAAAAAACCACCTCTGAGCATTTCCCTCTGGGCACAGTATGTACTGGATAACTTTGCAACAGTCGACGAAGCGATTAAAGCGCTGGAAAAAGAACCCTTCATGGTTGTAACTGATCAGGTTCCTGGTGAAAAACGTCTGGCAACACTTCATCTGTCCATTTCAGATGCAAGCGGTGACAGTGCAATTATTGAATATATCAGCGGTAAACAGGTCATTCACCATAACCGTAAATACCAGGTGATGACCAACTCCCCGACTTTTGACCAGCAGCTCGCTCTGAATACTTACTGGGGGCAGATTGGTGGAACAACCATGCTGCCAGGAACAAACCGTGCGGCAGACCGTTTTGCCCGTGCATCTTTTTATATCAATGCCATTCCAAAAGATGCGACACCTGAACACTCACTTGCCAGTGTATTCAGTGTGATACGTAACACTTCAGTTCCTTTTGGTCTGAACACTGAAGAAGAACCCAATATTTCCTCTACCCGCTGGCGTACAGTCGTCGATCACAAAAGACAGCTTTATTTCTTTGAGTCTGCGGTATCACCGAATGTTTTCTGGGTTGATTTAAAAGACATCAATTTCAGTGATGGCCAGACGAAAAAGCTTGAACTTGGCCCAGATCAGGCTAAAGTATATGCAGGTAAGGCGAATGCTTCTTTCAAAACAGCTCAGCCATTTCAATTCCTGGGTATACAGTAG
- the coq7 gene encoding 2-polyprenyl-3-methyl-6-methoxy-1,4-benzoquinone monooxygenase: protein MRQYSGMDKLIHSFDQALRSLVPGVTTAQRSNPGNTSETQLAVSEARHVAGLMRVNHSGEVCAQALYHGQALTAKLPNVRKEMEQAAVEEQDHLAWCEDRLKELDSHTSLLNPVWYGLSFGMGALAGIAGDKYSLGFVAETERQVSLHLEHHISQLPPQDDRSRKILVQMNEDELHHRDTALNAGGVDLPLPVRITMTAISKLMTKTSYYI from the coding sequence ATGCGCCAATATTCAGGTATGGACAAACTCATTCATTCATTTGATCAGGCATTACGCAGTCTTGTTCCCGGAGTCACCACTGCTCAGCGCAGTAACCCAGGAAACACCTCTGAGACTCAGCTGGCAGTCAGTGAAGCCCGTCATGTGGCGGGTCTGATGCGTGTAAACCACAGTGGTGAAGTCTGTGCCCAGGCGCTTTATCATGGACAGGCACTGACCGCAAAACTGCCCAATGTCCGCAAGGAAATGGAACAGGCTGCTGTAGAGGAACAGGATCACCTGGCATGGTGTGAAGACCGCTTAAAAGAACTGGACAGCCACACCAGCCTGCTGAACCCTGTCTGGTACGGACTGTCTTTTGGTATGGGTGCACTTGCAGGGATTGCTGGTGATAAATACAGCCTGGGTTTTGTTGCTGAAACAGAACGTCAGGTCAGCCTTCACCTTGAGCACCATATCAGTCAGTTACCTCCTCAGGATGACCGTTCACGCAAAATTCTGGTACAGATGAATGAAGATGAACTGCATCATCGTGATACGGCTTTAAACGCAGGTGGTGTTGATTTACCTTTACCGGTACGGATCACTATGACCGCTATTTCTAAACTGATGACAAAAACCAGTTACTATATCTGA